In Pseudomonas putida, a genomic segment contains:
- a CDS encoding GspE/PulE family protein yields the protein MNDLTLQTIDVEASPLTPITSSLSSVVLTAKSGRFEIKDELRQVLALTADGVLHISDNYLSDPYVMAFIDRLEHEEFDFQIQSASMVQIKSLYDTAAQHAGQGSQAETLRQAQALELIGHAHKAGASDIHIVVGHDITKLFYRVHGLLWEARQEKSEVGNELCSALYNSMCDVSKEHYQAHIPQDARVSRRFVEQLGLFGARIATRPLVDGPLMIMRLLYDDASKQTLDELGFLPEQIEHFARLRSLPYGVNLFTGPTGSGKSKSLQVNLNLLHDETEGTRHILTLENPPEYRLKANQSALGAAETWSEAITNTVRLDPDVLMYGELRDLASAQAAYTGGMTGHQVWSTLHTNDAIAAIPRLIDMGVPHYLVTDPALTTGIINQSLLPVLCPHCKVPLLEHQSALDKALFNRLAKLHMVDQVYLTGEGCPQCKGMALVDRTVAAEMLLTDLLFMKVFNEQGASAARRHWVKEMGGITKIAHARMKIAAGIVDPRHAETMVGPLDFDQQLVELSHA from the coding sequence ATGAATGATCTCACCTTGCAAACTATCGACGTTGAGGCCTCCCCTCTCACCCCAATTACTTCGTCTCTTTCCTCTGTTGTGCTGACGGCAAAGAGTGGCCGCTTCGAGATCAAGGATGAACTTCGCCAAGTGTTGGCCCTCACCGCAGATGGCGTACTGCACATCTCGGATAACTACCTTTCCGATCCGTACGTAATGGCGTTCATCGATCGACTGGAACATGAAGAGTTCGACTTCCAAATCCAGTCAGCCTCGATGGTTCAGATCAAATCTCTTTACGACACCGCCGCCCAGCACGCTGGGCAAGGTTCACAAGCAGAGACTCTTCGCCAAGCGCAAGCTCTGGAATTGATTGGTCACGCCCATAAAGCCGGTGCGAGCGATATCCACATCGTCGTGGGGCATGACATCACCAAGCTCTTCTATCGCGTCCACGGCTTGCTATGGGAAGCACGCCAGGAAAAGAGTGAAGTCGGGAACGAGCTGTGCTCAGCTCTCTACAACAGCATGTGCGACGTATCGAAGGAACACTATCAGGCTCACATCCCCCAAGACGCTCGAGTGAGTCGTCGCTTCGTTGAACAGCTTGGTCTTTTCGGCGCGCGTATTGCCACTCGCCCCCTGGTCGACGGGCCGCTGATGATCATGCGTCTCCTGTACGACGACGCCTCCAAGCAAACTCTAGATGAGCTGGGCTTCCTACCTGAACAGATCGAGCACTTCGCTCGCTTACGCAGCCTGCCCTATGGCGTGAACCTCTTCACAGGCCCCACCGGCTCAGGCAAATCGAAGTCTCTCCAGGTCAACCTCAATCTGCTCCACGATGAGACCGAGGGTACGCGCCACATCCTCACCTTGGAGAACCCTCCTGAATACCGCCTCAAAGCTAACCAATCTGCGCTGGGTGCAGCTGAAACGTGGAGTGAAGCGATTACTAACACGGTACGTCTGGACCCCGACGTTCTCATGTATGGCGAGCTTCGTGACCTGGCGTCGGCGCAGGCCGCATACACGGGGGGCATGACAGGCCACCAGGTGTGGTCAACGCTTCACACCAACGATGCCATTGCCGCGATCCCACGCCTGATCGACATGGGCGTACCACACTACCTGGTCACGGACCCCGCGCTGACCACTGGCATCATCAACCAGTCGTTGCTCCCTGTTCTCTGTCCGCACTGCAAGGTCCCATTGCTTGAGCACCAGTCTGCGCTCGACAAAGCATTGTTCAACAGGTTGGCCAAGCTGCACATGGTCGACCAGGTGTACTTGACCGGTGAGGGATGCCCCCAATGCAAGGGCATGGCACTTGTCGATCGGACCGTTGCTGCAGAGATGCTGCTCACCGATCTGCTCTTTATGAAGGTGTTTAACGAGCAAGGCGCAAGCGCTGCCCGGCGACACTGGGTAAAAGAGATGGGTGGCATCACCAAGATTGCCCATGCTCGGATGAAGATCGCAGCAGGCATAGTTGACCCTCGCCATGCCGAAACAATGGTCGGCCCACTAGACTTTGATCAACAGCTCGTGGAGCTGTCACATGCGTGA
- a CDS encoding helix-turn-helix domain-containing protein: protein MVLAELRTARGISQEKLSFEAGVDRSYISLLERGHKSPTLDTVFNLCHALEIRFDQLARLLQAKMEELNDPGHDAR from the coding sequence ATGGTGTTGGCCGAGCTGCGCACTGCTAGGGGCATCTCGCAAGAAAAGCTGAGTTTCGAAGCTGGGGTTGATAGGTCCTACATCAGTCTGCTTGAGCGTGGCCACAAATCTCCAACCCTGGACACAGTTTTCAACCTTTGCCACGCATTGGAAATCCGATTCGACCAGCTGGCCAGGCTGCTGCAGGCCAAAATGGAAGAGTTGAATGACCCAGGACATGACGCTCGCTGA
- the pilP gene encoding type IV pilus biogenesis protein PilP, producing MRNKPLWQLFTALLTLSASMTSITAHAADETLSGINVGELGRVQSETILLKAKAERLKALREAEGGSDLDSFLPSTGLHPAPQVPTTLSEAPRPASRLPVVMAITGSPQRLRANLLYSSGYELNAGVGSELPDGYRVHQITLEGVVLSRKGERFPLGFSKRAPSIDSATGAQAGTRPFNLSGQLPGQ from the coding sequence ATGCGAAATAAGCCCCTCTGGCAGCTCTTCACTGCCTTACTGACCCTCTCTGCCTCAATGACTTCGATCACCGCCCATGCCGCCGACGAGACGCTCTCAGGTATCAATGTGGGGGAGCTTGGCCGTGTACAAAGCGAAACCATTCTGCTCAAGGCAAAGGCAGAACGTCTCAAAGCACTAAGGGAAGCAGAAGGTGGAAGCGACCTCGACAGTTTTCTGCCCTCCACGGGTTTACACCCTGCTCCACAGGTGCCCACCACACTGAGCGAGGCACCACGACCAGCCTCCAGGCTTCCTGTCGTAATGGCCATCACCGGTTCCCCCCAGCGATTGCGAGCGAACCTGCTCTACAGCAGCGGATATGAACTCAACGCCGGAGTGGGCAGTGAGCTCCCTGATGGTTACAGAGTGCACCAGATCACACTGGAGGGCGTGGTGCTGAGTCGTAAAGGTGAACGTTTCCCACTCGGCTTCTCCAAACGAGCGCCGAGCATCGATTCAGCGACTGGCGCCCAGGCCGGTACCCGGCCCTTCAACCTTTCCGGCCAACTGCCAGGCCAATAA
- a CDS encoding ATPase, T2SS/T4P/T4SS family gives MSLIASATFIDLYLGHDFADVKGLEGQPRRVAAPAEWQEEIKRLKARCQDQLDATGEPEFSIVIEDSVLFRVTYMLDVYAKPLFVLNRSAAKILPLMDIGLPDAVHNCVMSEATKGLVFICGEMASGKTTSAASIVQARLVQHGGLALAVEDPPDTPLHGLHGKGRCVQVPVSRRQGGYGEALIRALRTRADLIFVGEVRDTPTAVQAVQASINGHFIICTGHAGSVVKGIERLAVLAQPQLPNALQILSQGLVAVIHQTLQRSDHGSARLTLECLSLSDGDAPAIREKIRQGTLQMLEQDIANQSSRNIWNDE, from the coding sequence GTGAGCCTGATCGCGAGCGCAACTTTCATCGACCTCTATCTGGGGCACGATTTCGCGGATGTTAAGGGGCTGGAGGGCCAGCCCCGACGCGTCGCGGCGCCGGCCGAATGGCAGGAAGAGATCAAACGCTTGAAAGCCCGCTGCCAGGATCAGCTCGATGCCACAGGAGAGCCCGAGTTTTCGATCGTGATCGAGGATTCGGTGCTCTTCCGGGTCACCTACATGCTCGATGTGTATGCGAAGCCTCTGTTCGTCTTGAATCGCTCTGCCGCCAAGATCCTGCCACTAATGGATATCGGACTGCCTGATGCCGTTCACAACTGTGTGATGAGCGAAGCCACCAAGGGCCTCGTTTTCATCTGCGGTGAAATGGCCTCGGGGAAGACCACAAGCGCTGCTTCAATCGTGCAAGCCCGCCTGGTGCAACACGGCGGGCTTGCGCTAGCTGTAGAGGATCCACCCGACACTCCTCTTCACGGGCTCCATGGCAAAGGCCGGTGCGTCCAGGTGCCAGTATCGCGTCGGCAAGGCGGATACGGTGAGGCCCTCATTCGTGCACTGCGAACTCGGGCAGATCTGATTTTCGTCGGCGAGGTACGCGATACCCCGACTGCTGTACAAGCCGTTCAAGCATCAATCAACGGCCACTTCATCATCTGCACGGGCCACGCTGGAAGCGTGGTCAAGGGGATCGAGCGGCTGGCTGTGCTAGCCCAGCCCCAACTGCCGAATGCGCTGCAGATCCTCTCGCAGGGGCTTGTCGCAGTGATACATCAGACGCTTCAGCGAAGTGATCATGGCTCCGCAAGGCTGACCCTGGAGTGTCTCTCATTGAGCGACGGGGATGCTCCCGCGATCAGAGAGAAGATCCGACAGGGGACGCTACAAATGCTTGAGCAAGACATCGCCAACCAGTCGAGCAGGAACATTTGGAATGATGAGTAA
- a CDS encoding IS5 family transposase, translating into MKQMTFADAEYAGKRKQTRKELFLIEMDQVVPWKGLITLIEPHYPKGEGGRPAYPFMAMLRIHLMQNWFGYSDPAMEEALYETTILRQFAGLSLERIPDETTILNFRRLLEKHELAAGILGVINGYLGDRGLSLRQGTIVDATLIHAPSSTKNQDGKRDPEMHQAKKGNQWYFGMKAHIGVDDESGLVHSVVGTAANVADVTQVDKLLHGDENVVCADAGYTGVEKRPEHEGRQVIWQIAARRSTYQKLGKRSVLYKAKRKIEKAKAQVRAKVEHPFRVIKRQFGYVKTRFRGLAKNTAQLLTLFALSNLWMARRHLLSNAGEVRL; encoded by the coding sequence ATGAAGCAGATGACCTTCGCCGATGCCGAGTACGCCGGCAAGCGCAAGCAGACCCGCAAGGAATTGTTCCTTATCGAGATGGATCAGGTGGTGCCGTGGAAGGGTTTGATTACCCTGATCGAGCCGCACTACCCGAAGGGTGAAGGCGGTCGTCCGGCCTATCCGTTTATGGCGATGCTGCGCATACATCTGATGCAGAACTGGTTCGGCTACAGCGATCCGGCAATGGAGGAAGCGCTCTACGAAACGACCATTCTGCGCCAGTTTGCTGGGCTGAGCCTGGAGCGCATTCCCGACGAAACCACCATCCTCAACTTCCGTCGCCTGCTGGAAAAGCACGAGCTGGCGGCAGGGATTTTGGGCGTGATCAATGGCTACCTGGGAGATCGCGGCCTGTCGCTGCGCCAGGGCACCATCGTCGATGCCACGCTGATTCATGCGCCGAGTTCGACCAAGAACCAGGACGGCAAGCGCGACCCGGAAATGCACCAGGCCAAGAAAGGCAATCAATGGTACTTCGGCATGAAGGCCCATATCGGTGTGGATGACGAGTCGGGCCTGGTGCATAGTGTGGTGGGCACGGCGGCCAATGTGGCCGATGTCACGCAGGTCGATAAGCTGCTGCACGGCGACGAAAACGTGGTCTGTGCCGATGCCGGTTATACCGGAGTGGAGAAACGCCCCGAGCATGAAGGTCGTCAGGTCATCTGGCAAATTGCCGCCCGGCGTAGCACCTACCAGAAACTGGGCAAGCGCAGCGTCCTGTACAAAGCCAAGCGCAAGATCGAAAAAGCCAAAGCGCAGGTAAGGGCGAAGGTCGAGCACCCGTTCCGGGTGATCAAGCGCCAGTTTGGTTATGTGAAGACGCGCTTCCGTGGCCTGGCCAAGAACACGGCACAGCTGCTGACGCTGTTTGCCCTGTCGAATCTGTGGATGGCCCGTCGACATTTACTGAGCAATGCAGGAGAGGTGCGCCTGTAA
- a CDS encoding STY4534 family ICE replication protein, translating into MSNQSNEAKFFDLHTTGIGYLNRIREVSPRKGRPFTCVTVAALHGATDNAEYSYIDCNVVGAEAESLVKRCQQAVEARKKVLVSFRIGDIWADAFTYDKGDKKGQAGASLKGRLLFIGWIKVDGKLVYEAKPKNATTPADNQGQPGVDQVLNQEQPEQPLNQGQPVADQFGEQLAPDLGNDLSQGANQAA; encoded by the coding sequence ATGAGCAACCAATCCAACGAAGCCAAATTCTTCGACCTGCATACCACTGGCATCGGCTACCTCAACCGTATCCGTGAAGTCAGTCCCCGCAAGGGCCGACCATTCACCTGTGTAACCGTTGCAGCATTGCACGGCGCGACTGATAACGCCGAGTACTCCTACATCGACTGCAACGTTGTCGGTGCCGAGGCAGAATCGCTGGTTAAACGCTGCCAGCAGGCCGTTGAAGCTAGGAAGAAGGTGCTTGTCTCCTTCCGAATTGGCGACATCTGGGCTGATGCTTTCACCTATGATAAAGGCGACAAGAAGGGTCAGGCCGGCGCAAGCCTCAAAGGCCGTTTGCTCTTCATTGGCTGGATCAAGGTTGACGGCAAGCTGGTGTACGAAGCGAAGCCTAAAAACGCCACCACGCCCGCTGACAATCAGGGACAACCTGGTGTTGATCAAGTGTTGAATCAGGAACAACCTGAGCAACCCCTGAATCAGGGACAGCCAGTCGCCGACCAGTTCGGTGAACAGCTTGCCCCTGACCTCGGTAATGATCTTTCCCAGGGTGCCAACCAGGCCGCATAA
- the pilM gene encoding type IV pilus biogenesis protein PilM produces the protein MFIYWIAMTLLILAGSIFTQVQHADEAVSEQATIDSLSRSLLIYRSAAAEYARANPGFTGAPADALLNLPSWYSKQSGIATYVFGGVSYTYIAGTAPAGLPSALSERTESTTVGVKRSGQLYSPKGGNMAIAIPAPVPEGAVVAVY, from the coding sequence ATGTTCATCTACTGGATTGCTATGACCCTGCTGATTTTGGCAGGAAGCATCTTCACCCAGGTTCAGCACGCCGATGAGGCCGTTTCTGAGCAGGCCACGATCGATTCCCTCAGCAGGAGCCTGCTGATCTACCGCTCCGCCGCAGCAGAGTATGCTCGGGCAAATCCTGGGTTCACTGGAGCACCAGCGGATGCATTACTAAATCTCCCAAGCTGGTACTCAAAACAGAGCGGAATCGCCACGTACGTCTTTGGAGGTGTGTCCTACACCTACATCGCGGGGACCGCTCCTGCCGGTCTACCCTCAGCATTGAGCGAACGGACTGAATCCACGACCGTTGGTGTGAAGAGATCAGGCCAGTTGTACTCGCCGAAAGGAGGAAACATGGCGATAGCTATTCCAGCGCCAGTCCCAGAGGGTGCAGTAGTTGCCGTCTATTGA
- a CDS encoding type II secretion system F family protein, translating to MRDLIADLWTGLREAYADWVEGFYAKQFGSNERIQFYESLIGVIEDSIPIDEALETVEKAFSNEGKQLHPVSIICSRVARSVRGGKSLASSCRAYLPFDESSLIETGEQTGTLAPALRDCVRIIEVRQRITRLVVSVFAMPTITWSLMFALMFVVAGWLVPTMAQRSNPEAWVGVPAFLYIMSNVVTHYGLYMVALTVGLAITSIITLPYFCGLEIQPNSPDWKVQLSHTLQRIRVSLESLPPWSIYKVMQGSIFLLNMSVMLRTGISQLNALSILRRSASPWLRERIDAIHYGVSSGKDFGSALKLAGHKFPDQMAIHFLQVLATRKGFATSMERFANRWLDQMLKRIETISKTFASISALLMGLLMILVVIGIFQLALGITDSL from the coding sequence ATGCGTGATCTGATTGCCGACCTTTGGACCGGCCTACGCGAAGCGTACGCCGACTGGGTAGAAGGCTTCTATGCGAAGCAATTTGGTTCGAATGAGCGGATTCAATTTTACGAATCCCTCATTGGTGTGATCGAGGACTCGATTCCGATCGACGAGGCCCTTGAAACCGTCGAGAAGGCATTCAGCAACGAAGGTAAGCAGCTTCATCCGGTGTCGATTATTTGCAGCCGGGTGGCCAGATCGGTGCGGGGGGGTAAATCACTCGCCAGTTCATGTCGCGCCTACCTTCCGTTTGACGAGAGCTCCCTGATCGAAACAGGCGAACAGACTGGAACACTGGCACCCGCCCTACGCGATTGCGTCAGGATCATCGAAGTCCGCCAGAGGATAACTCGCCTCGTCGTTTCAGTCTTCGCTATGCCCACCATAACCTGGTCGCTGATGTTCGCCCTCATGTTTGTGGTGGCTGGGTGGTTGGTACCAACCATGGCCCAACGCTCCAACCCCGAGGCATGGGTAGGTGTACCTGCATTTCTCTACATCATGTCCAATGTGGTGACGCATTACGGTCTGTACATGGTTGCTTTGACCGTTGGGCTAGCAATCACATCGATCATCACGTTGCCCTACTTCTGTGGTCTGGAAATTCAGCCCAACAGTCCGGACTGGAAGGTTCAGCTAAGCCATACGTTGCAACGCATCAGGGTGAGCCTCGAGTCGCTTCCGCCTTGGTCAATCTACAAAGTCATGCAGGGCTCGATCTTCCTGCTGAACATGTCAGTCATGCTCCGCACCGGCATCAGCCAGTTGAACGCCTTGAGCATCTTGAGGCGCAGCGCGTCGCCGTGGCTGCGAGAGCGAATTGACGCAATCCACTACGGCGTGAGCTCCGGCAAGGATTTCGGCTCAGCGCTGAAGCTTGCAGGCCATAAATTCCCGGACCAGATGGCCATCCACTTTCTGCAGGTCCTAGCAACCCGTAAAGGCTTTGCCACCTCAATGGAGCGCTTTGCCAACCGGTGGCTCGACCAAATGCTCAAAAGAATCGAGACCATCTCAAAAACCTTTGCCTCGATCTCTGCGCTGCTTATGGGACTGCTGATGATCCTCGTCGTGATAGGCATTTTCCAGCTAGCTCTCGGGATCACTGACTCGCTTTAA
- a CDS encoding type 4 pilus major pilin, giving the protein MSIDALLWTIFAVVVLGFIAYAGFKALGGTDSTVELSNITTIMSNTKQLKSRAGYGASGTNLIPSLIAIDGTGNMGVSGSTVTNQWNGAVTSVSNGMTYTLTITNVPKSACISLATKVAKDNQTTTTINGGSAISGEVLTAAATTSCSGATNTLAWTAY; this is encoded by the coding sequence ATGTCAATCGACGCACTGCTGTGGACCATCTTCGCTGTAGTCGTCCTGGGCTTTATTGCCTATGCGGGCTTCAAGGCGCTCGGAGGAACCGACTCCACCGTCGAGCTGAGCAACATTACAACGATCATGAGCAACACCAAGCAGCTTAAAAGTCGGGCCGGATATGGAGCCTCAGGCACCAACCTGATTCCTTCACTTATCGCGATCGATGGCACCGGCAACATGGGCGTGTCGGGCTCTACCGTGACCAACCAATGGAACGGTGCGGTGACCAGCGTCAGCAATGGCATGACCTACACCCTCACTATCACCAATGTCCCCAAGAGCGCTTGCATTTCGCTCGCAACCAAGGTCGCGAAGGACAATCAGACCACGACCACGATCAACGGGGGATCGGCGATTAGTGGCGAGGTCCTGACAGCCGCGGCCACCACATCCTGTTCCGGAGCTACAAACACCCTCGCCTGGACTGCCTATTAA
- a CDS encoding tyrosine-type recombinase/integrase, protein MTQDMTLAEGLTLYRQKISVLKKGFVQESYRISSLMKSRYADKSMRDFRSPDIACLRDERLSQTNPKTGLPISPSTVRLEMSLLSNVFDIGRIEWGVCESNPVSNVRKPKAAPGRDRRLTAREERQIMRYCHAHPTPDFYVLVVLAIETAMRQGELLKLEWEHISLQRRIAHLPDTKNGSKRDVPLSLKARDVLIKLGARTKGKVFGYTSNGLKSAWRIMLQRLDIKDLHFHDLRHEACSRLFELGTLDIMEIAAISGHKSLAMLKRYTHLKASRLVKKLEGNKHRGQQVIINHLVPYPAVVSERPHGVVVRVLDFDDVQGTGRTAEVARRVAQDALLRHLMVALRDKEPIPAPDQYLEQVNEGDIIMLDPLSQNCPSERVTLSCSD, encoded by the coding sequence ATGACCCAGGACATGACGCTCGCTGAAGGTTTAACCCTTTATCGACAGAAAATCTCCGTACTAAAGAAAGGGTTTGTGCAAGAAAGTTACCGCATCTCTAGTCTGATGAAGTCCAGGTATGCTGACAAGAGCATGCGTGATTTTCGAAGCCCTGATATCGCTTGCCTCCGCGACGAACGCCTATCGCAGACCAACCCTAAAACCGGATTACCCATTTCACCATCAACGGTGCGTCTGGAAATGTCCTTGTTGTCGAACGTGTTCGACATCGGCCGGATCGAGTGGGGGGTGTGCGAGTCGAACCCGGTCTCGAACGTACGTAAACCCAAAGCAGCACCTGGTCGGGATCGGCGTTTAACTGCCCGCGAAGAGCGCCAGATCATGCGTTATTGCCACGCGCACCCCACACCAGACTTCTACGTCTTAGTAGTCCTGGCCATTGAGACTGCAATGCGACAGGGTGAGCTGTTGAAGCTTGAGTGGGAGCACATCAGCCTGCAACGACGAATTGCGCATCTGCCCGACACCAAAAACGGATCGAAGCGGGATGTACCCCTGAGCCTTAAGGCTCGTGATGTGTTGATCAAGCTTGGCGCTCGGACAAAGGGCAAGGTATTTGGCTACACCTCCAACGGGTTGAAGTCTGCTTGGCGAATCATGCTCCAGCGATTGGACATCAAGGACCTTCATTTCCACGACCTCCGGCATGAAGCCTGCTCGCGCCTGTTTGAGCTTGGCACGCTCGATATCATGGAAATTGCTGCGATCAGTGGGCACAAGAGCCTGGCGATGTTGAAGAGGTACACCCACTTGAAGGCGTCCCGATTGGTCAAGAAGCTCGAGGGTAATAAGCACCGTGGCCAGCAGGTGATCATCAATCACCTGGTACCGTATCCAGCTGTCGTTTCGGAAAGACCCCACGGCGTGGTTGTGCGGGTACTCGATTTTGATGATGTACAAGGTACTGGGCGCACTGCGGAGGTGGCAAGGCGAGTAGCGCAAGATGCGTTGTTACGGCATCTAATGGTGGCTTTGCGGGACAAGGAGCCTATTCCAGCACCTGACCAGTACCTGGAGCAGGTCAATGAGGGCGACATAATCATGCTCGACCCCCTGAGCCAGAATTGCCCCTCAGAAAGGGTCACACTTTCCTGCAGTGATTAG
- a CDS encoding DUF3275 family protein: MISITGQLAIRTISGRLGLFNVGRLSTSIGEFTIKDALLDQYQEGKYRGDFAIKQIRPSYYSHGGRLVVEIRAELEGMTLEDVTGLSREDEEHLPTNVPDPLEEDGPPPTPTPSRRTPNTPARQPQTDALASDEPFGMSPPAPPSTNDIDAELFGTVWPLSETVRLDTTVDRQRLRAQCTRLEQLGFTMDFKTQTWTRALP; this comes from the coding sequence ATGATCTCAATCACCGGCCAGTTGGCCATCCGCACCATCTCCGGCCGACTCGGGCTATTCAACGTCGGCCGCCTCAGTACTTCGATCGGTGAGTTCACCATCAAGGATGCTCTTCTGGATCAGTATCAGGAGGGCAAATACCGAGGTGACTTCGCGATCAAACAGATTCGCCCATCGTATTACTCACACGGCGGTCGACTCGTTGTTGAGATCAGGGCAGAGCTCGAGGGCATGACCCTGGAGGATGTCACAGGTCTCAGTCGCGAGGACGAAGAACACCTGCCAACCAACGTCCCTGACCCTCTTGAAGAGGACGGGCCACCGCCCACACCGACACCGTCACGTCGGACTCCAAATACGCCGGCGCGGCAGCCCCAAACTGATGCCCTTGCCTCGGATGAACCCTTTGGGATGAGTCCACCGGCCCCACCGAGCACGAACGACATCGATGCCGAGCTATTCGGCACGGTGTGGCCATTGAGCGAGACCGTGAGGCTCGACACCACCGTAGATCGACAACGGCTGCGCGCCCAGTGCACGCGGCTGGAGCAGCTCGGTTTTACCATGGACTTCAAAACTCAAACCTGGACCAGGGCATTGCCTTAA
- the pilV gene encoding shufflon system plasmid conjugative transfer pilus tip adhesin PilV codes for MMSKRKQRGFASLDAMVGLIVLTIVLSLAGGYAIDAAKKQDYRIAAEQQRTMSEAFSKYLKDNYAVVLASAGPTSPVQVTVAMLQNTNYLPAGFSSTNSFGQTLIGLARKPNPNQLEAIVITTGGQAIPELGIRAIAEHLGGPGGFISKLQAGVIEGVRGGWQVTLSNYGVNPGAGHTASALFLMDGDLANDYLYRNAVPNHPEYNRMNTHLDMGGNNINNAGAITASGNVTTTSDVSARNVTATGETTTGGWFRTKGDTGWYSEKWGGGIYQSDANWVRVLNDKGLYTGGQVRGGTLQADGRVTVGEYLDIESTAVEGQACPKIGIQSKNNVGAPLTCQCLTPSCQSGVWKSASNASLGEKVIGGYVSYHDSSKSAEAYCPEGSVLIGLINDMTLDSYHLGKL; via the coding sequence ATGATGAGTAAGCGTAAACAGAGGGGCTTTGCTTCCCTCGATGCCATGGTCGGATTAATCGTCCTTACCATCGTCCTCTCCTTGGCTGGAGGATACGCAATCGATGCTGCGAAAAAGCAGGACTATCGGATCGCTGCAGAACAGCAGAGGACAATGTCAGAAGCGTTCAGCAAATACCTCAAGGACAACTACGCCGTCGTGCTGGCCAGCGCTGGGCCCACTTCCCCCGTCCAGGTCACAGTTGCCATGCTGCAAAACACCAACTACCTGCCGGCGGGCTTCAGCTCAACCAACAGCTTTGGTCAAACCCTCATCGGTCTGGCCAGGAAGCCCAACCCGAACCAGCTCGAAGCAATAGTCATCACTACAGGTGGCCAAGCCATTCCTGAACTCGGAATTCGCGCCATTGCAGAACACCTCGGTGGACCAGGTGGCTTCATTTCCAAGCTGCAGGCAGGAGTGATCGAGGGCGTACGTGGCGGGTGGCAAGTTACGTTGAGCAACTACGGCGTCAATCCAGGGGCCGGCCACACGGCAAGCGCGCTCTTCCTGATGGATGGTGACCTGGCCAACGATTACCTCTACCGCAACGCTGTGCCAAACCATCCTGAGTACAACCGGATGAATACCCACCTCGACATGGGCGGAAACAACATTAATAACGCTGGAGCGATCACGGCATCCGGCAATGTCACCACCACAAGTGACGTCTCTGCACGCAATGTCACCGCAACAGGTGAGACGACAACGGGAGGCTGGTTCAGGACCAAGGGGGACACCGGCTGGTACAGCGAAAAGTGGGGCGGCGGGATCTACCAGTCCGATGCCAACTGGGTTCGAGTACTTAACGACAAAGGCCTGTACACCGGTGGTCAGGTACGGGGGGGCACACTGCAGGCTGACGGACGTGTCACTGTTGGTGAATACCTGGATATCGAGAGTACCGCTGTCGAAGGACAGGCATGCCCAAAGATCGGTATTCAGTCAAAAAACAACGTGGGTGCGCCTCTTACATGCCAATGCCTCACACCTTCTTGCCAATCCGGTGTGTGGAAATCAGCCTCAAATGCCTCGCTCGGTGAGAAGGTGATCGGTGGGTACGTTTCCTATCACGACTCCTCCAAATCTGCTGAAGCCTATTGTCCGGAAGGATCAGTTCTGATTGGTCTCATAAACGATATGACTTTAGATAGTTACCATCTAGGGAAACTCTGA